The Leishmania mexicana MHOM/GT/2001/U1103 complete genome, chromosome 26 genome includes a window with the following:
- a CDS encoding farnesyltransferase beta subunit, producing MNLAPDTITIEAQRNTELLLLEYLRSTNPHIYALWQRHPDKDKDASSSSAASSSDTRSAGGSDDGGANASSGSAVSTLTEPFNYAEPRFHRAAHVHFLMENLSVTPQGFSSLYPSRPWIVYWALQAADVLSAMESEVLHRTPPSAIVAFLHSCLCIDHTCQAEVNNRLPAATKSASEAQEVKDTHVTGTLLRSSADATSATLMPPVEDAAEVAEGPSRPVMGFAGGATHQEPHIASSYAACCALAMLSWYDDGAPLRQLPRAAIKRWLLTLRNEDGSFRVHGGGESDIRASYCAAVITTLLGLDDPTTFDGEAGRREFVDDVRDVLVLTLQTARFVAACQTHEGGFTCSPTASEAHGAYTQCGLAALLLMKQPHMVHQASLRRWLAARQLNCEGGFNGRTNKLVDSCYSHWIGASHVLLRTVEAYTKCFAEVPLTHAGNGDATGAGEKGGREDVDSASPARCLRAREVVLLDHAQLLDAEMIHASSNDAWDRAESEHLTQLDVVDQFLGVDDAVLRSAEGKRAAVAALYEGLLESHLAAARGCDGNGDAAAGDVQGSLEAWRARQAFLYADVGDFYFNQRKLQDYVLRCCQDSEIGGLMDKPRTAHDGYHTCYSLSGLSAAQNLQYRTHATAANAAYPSTYLERAFARSYLPGRESGNTSGNEEGSCGVVLSLPSTSAAAESMLLRTTNPIFNIHQSRVLSALRTWSVKAFV from the coding sequence ATGAACTTGGCACCGGACACCATCACGAtagaggcgcagcgcaacacggagctgctgctgctcgagtaCCTGCGCAGCACGAACCCTCACATCTACGCCCTATGGCAGCGTCACCCGGACAAGGACAAGGAcgcctcctcttcatccgccgcgtcgtcgtcggacACTCGTAGCGCCGGCGGTAGCGATGACGGAGGTGCCAACGCGTCCTCCGGCTCAGCAGTGTCGACATTGACGGAGCCGTTTAACTATGCGGAGCCGCGCTTCCACCGTGCCGCACACGTCCATTTTCTCATGGAAAACCTCAGCGTGACGCCGCAGGGCTTCTCCAGTCTCTACCCGTCTCGACCGTGGATCGTATACTGGGCCTTGCAAGCTGCCGACGTGCTGAGTGCCATGGAGAGCGAAGTGCTGCACCGTACCCCGCCGAGTGCCATTGTGGCGTTCCTACACAGCTGCCTCTGCATCGACCACACATGCCAAGCGGAGGTAAATAACCGGCTCCCGGCTGCCACCAAGTCGGCCAGTGAAGCCCAGGAAGTAAAAGACACCCACGTCACCGGGACACTTCTGAGGAGCAGTGCCGACGCGACGAGTGCCACCTTGATGCCGCCAGTAGAGGATGCCGCAGAGGTGGCTGAAGGTCCCTCACGGCCGGTGATGGGTTTTGCAGGAGGCGCCACGCACCAAGAGCCGcacatcgcctcctcctACGCAGCCTGCTGCGCTCTCGCAATGCTGAGCTGGTATGATGAcggggcgccgctgcggcaacTCCCCCGCGCCGCCATCAAGCGGTGGCTCCTCACCCTGCGCAACGAGGATGGTAGCTTCCGCGTACATGGCGGAGGCGAGTCGGATATTCGCGCCTCGTACTGCGCCGCAGTCATAACAACTCTCCTCGGGCTCGATGATCCAACAACCTTTGACGGCGAGGCCGGCCGCCGCGAGTTTGTGGACGACGTCCGAGACGTTCTGGTGCTAACGCTGCAGACGGCACGCTTCGTCGCCGCGTGTCAGACCCACGAAGGCGGCTTCACATGCTCACCCACcgcgtcggaggcgcacggGGCATACACCCAGTGCGGCCTGGCCGCTCTGCTGCTCATGAAGCAGCCGCACATGGTGCATCAGGCGTCACTGCGCCGCTGGCTCGCCGCGCGTCAACTGAACTGTGAGGGTGGCTTCAACGGTCGCACGAACAAGCTGGTCGACTCGTGCTACTCGCACTGGATCGGCGCATcgcacgtgctgctgcgcacagTCGAGGCATACACAAAATGCTTCGCAGAAGTGCCTCTGACACATGCAGGCAACGGAGACGCTACAGGAGCTGGCGAGAAGGGTGGTAGGGAGGATGTCGATTCCGCCTCGCCCGCTCGTTGTCTTCGGGCCCgggaggtggtgctgctggaccacgcgcagctcctcgacgCAGAAATGATTCACGCCAGCTCCAATGACGCCTGGGACCGTGCCGAGAGTGAGCACCTTACGCAGCTGGATGTGGTGGATCAGTTTCTCGGTGTCGATGATGCGGTGTTGCGGTCGGCAGAAGGAAAAagagccgccgtcgcagcctTGTACGAGGGTCTACTGGAAAGCCacctcgctgcggcgcgcggctgtgacggcaacggcgacgcggctgcgGGAGACGTGCAGGGCAGTCTGGAGGCGTGGCGAGCGCGCCAAGCGTTCCTCTACGCCGATGTCGGCGACTTCTACTTTAACCAGCGCAAATTGCAGGACTACGTCCTGCGCTGTTGCCAGGATTCCGAGATTGGTGGCTTGATGGACAAGCCTCGAACAGCGCACGACGGGTACCACACCTGCTACTCGCTCTCGGGGTTGAGTGCAGCGCAGAACTTGCAGTACCGGACTcatgccaccgccgctaATGCAGCCTACCCGTCCACCTACCTTGAACGCGCCTTTGCCCGCTCGTACCTCCCAGGGCGCGAGAGTGGCAACACAAGCGGCAACGAAGAAGGTAGCTGTGGCGTAGTGTTGAGCTTACCAAGCAcctctgcggctgcggagtCGATGCTTCTTCGGACAACGAACCCGATCTTTAACATACATCAATCGCGCGTGCTCTCTGCCCTGCGTACATGGAGCGTGAAAGCCTTTGTGTAA